One Gopherus evgoodei ecotype Sinaloan lineage chromosome 1, rGopEvg1_v1.p, whole genome shotgun sequence genomic window, TGCTTTGTTCTTCAGGAGCCGTAATTAGCTCCAGGTGACAAACTGAGATGACGATGTGATGGAACATCCCTGACTGGCATCTGCACAGCACAGAACTCAAACGGGCTGACGCCATGGGTGCCGAGCAGGCAACCCACTCAAACCCACAGGGAATCCATGACGCTTGGCCAACCCCTAAGGCTTGATCTAGACAGAGGATTTGCTTCAGTTGCTGCCATGGAGACAGCTATGCTGTCTTGCCTAGGCAGAGCTCACCCCTGGTTTGTTGCTGCAGAGGTAAACTGCGGGTTGCTGcagagcagctgcactgatgGCTGGCCCTGAGTGTGAGCAACGTGACTGAAGGAAACGCAAAGTGAAGCCAattccaccccagccccgcccaaGAGCCGCCGTGCACCAGCTGCCCCGTGGTGGCTGGGTACAGTAAACACTCGTGCACACACCTAATAACCACACTCGCAGTAGGTTACGGCATCCGCCACTCTCAACAGGAGCCTGGCTCAGCGGGACGTCACCTCCCTATGCTGAGCTGGGCTTGGATTTAATCTCGGCCAATTCTGGCAACCCAGCCCGCAATTTGTGTCTTCCCTGAGTCCTCCCTCTGGTCCTGTCCCAGAAGTGCGATGGGCCCCTCTGTCTAGAGATCAGGAAGGATGGTCTCCTTGTGCCGGCACTGAACAGGGACTCTGAGGATCTGAGATAACTCCCTgcagactccttgtgtgaccttggccacATCCTTTTGTCTcctggtgcctcagttcccctctgtAACATGGGGACCATGGCACTGCCCTCCTGCACAGGAGTGTTGGGGCCATAAATCCAGTAACAAGGGTGAGGAGCTCAGAGCTATGGTGGCTGGGTCATACAAGTACCTGGAGAGAGATGGACAGTCCGCAGCTGATTAcagagagcccaggctggaggATTTCTGGCCCAGTCAGCACTGGCTGATGGCATTAAGCTGGTACTGTCCTTGCATGCCCTCAATGGAGCTGTGACCTGGGCTGCATTGAGGGCAGAAGCCACAAGGCCAGGTGTAGGTTACCTGACCAGCCTGGAgcccagagggagagaaaaaattaacttgtaaCATACCCTTGGACTTCAGACACTGCGCAGCCCCCCTGTCCCACGCACCACAAACAAGGGCAGCGCCCTGGCTGGCAAGCATCCTCTGCGaagggagccaggagcctggactggATGAATGGGGATTTCACAggcacccttcccccccaaacaGTACCCACACCCCAGCTGCGAGGGGAGAGGGCCCAGCATATGGCACTGCTGGAGAACACTGGCCCAGGGCATCGGGGCAAACCGCACTTCTGCGGGAGGGGTCTTGGTCTCCTGGGCACCCTGGTGGACCCTAACCGTCCCGAAGGACTGATCTCCAGAGCAGCAGGTCCAGCCCCCCGGTGCCCCAGGATGACTCTCATCCCCAATTCGCTGAGGCTCAGGGGAGTTTCCCAACACACCTCTCCCAGCCGGCCCTGGACAGCGGGGGCCAttcagccagggctggtcccGGGGGAGGCGCAGGCGGGTTCCCCGGGGCCTGCGTCTGGAGACCAGCCCAGGCTGTGTCCGCCTCATGTCCCAGCGAGGGGGCTCCGGGACTCTGCCTGGGGTCTCTCCGCTGAGCGCCCCGCGGGGCTGGGCAGCACCCTCCGCAGCCCCCGCCTGCTGCCCACGCCCCGGCTCTGTCCCCGCAGAGCCCGGCCCCATGGACCAGCCCGACCCCGGCACGGGCAGCAGCTTCCCGGCGCTGATCCGCAAGAAGCGGGATGGGGAGAAGCTGCTGGATGAGGAGATTCGCCACTTCGTCTGGGCCGTGACCCGCGGGGGGCTCCAGGAAGGGCAGATGGGTGAGATGAGCcgggcaccccagagcccacccggGGGACCTCGGCAGGGGCGGGTCCCAGGAGGGATGGGAGCCCCCGGGGGGGAGTAGAGGTGGGGGTTaggtcctggggggtggggatgcaggGGGCAGGTGGATCCTGGAGAGATGGAGGTTAGGTCCTGCAGGGACACTGGGCAGGCGGATCCCTGGTGGGATGGGGGACAAGGGTTAGgtcctggggggatgggggaccCAGGAGACAGAAGGGTCCCCtgtgggatggggaacagaggttAGGTCCTGAGAGGATGGGGGACCCAGGGGGCAGGCGGGTCCCtggtgggatggggaacagggattaggtcctggggggatgggggaccCAGGGGGCAGGCAAGTCCCTGgcgggatggggaacaggggttAGGTCTTGGCGGGATGGGGGACCCAGGGGGCAGACGGGTCCCTGTCATGATGGGGAACAGAGGTTAGGTCCTGGGTTGATGGGCATTGGatcctggggggatgggggaccCAGGGGGCAGGTGGGTCCCTggtgggatggggaacagaggttaggtcctggggggatgggggaccCAGGGGGCAGGCGGGTCCCTGGCGGGATGGGGAACAGGAGTTAGGTCCTGGGGGGATGGAGGacactgggggcaggagggtccccggtgggatggggaacaggggttaggtcctggggggctgggggagccagggggcagcacacCTGGTGGTGACCTTACCTGTGCCATTTCCCTGGTGGGTGAGGACCTCTGAGGATCTCTGCTCTGAGCTGAGAAATGGGCTGGGCCTGGATCCTAGGGGAGCCCCCTCTGCTTTGGCCCCGACCCAGCGATTGGCCAGTTCTGTCCAGGGCAGGAGGCCTCAAAGTGCCTGGAGATAATTGCTcccctgggtgggggcagggtggggagagccCACCCCAGAGGCTGTGGCTGccacccatcccctccccacaacacaccCCAGCATGTCCATTCCCAGAGCTGTGGGACCCTGGACCatcacaccctgcccagcccccaccagtgCTGGCTCCAGCATAGTCCTGCCCATCCCCTGGAGCTCTGCCTCCATCCCTTGGTACTCAGCCCTGGGTCTGTCCCCCAGGGGCCATGCTGATGGCCATCCGGCTGAGGGGCATGGATCCGGACGAGACGCTGACTCTGACCCGGGAGATGGCGCTGTCGGGAAGGGTCCTGGAGTGGCCCGACAGCTGGCAAAGGCTCCTGGTTGACAAACATTCCACGGGAGGTGTGGGAGACAAGGTCAGcctgcccctggccccggccctggcTGCCTGCGGCTGTAAGGTGAGTGCCAGGGTCCGGCAGTCTCTGCTCCCTGGGCAAAGGTCTGAGTGGGGCCTGGGTGTTCACGGAGACCCCAAGCACCCGCCTGGGTCCTTGTAGCCAATAGTCATGCCTGGAAGGGCGGAGATGAAGGCAGATGTGCTGTGAACCAGGAGGGGCCTGTGTCTCCCAGCAGACGAGGCTGGCAGCATGATAGTGGGTACTGCCATTGCACGGCTGCCAGCAGAGATGGGTGCTCTGGGAGAGTCTCTGCCTGGTGCGGGTTCCCTTCTGCACCAAGGGGTTTATCTCTCCACATCTGTCCTGCCCGGCTGCCTCTCACCAGGGCCTGTGGCCTTCTCCACCCTACCAGGTGCCCATGATCAGTGGCCGGGGACTGGGCCATACCGGGGGCACACTGGACAAGCTGGAGTCCGTGCTGGGGTTCAACGTCTCTCAGAGCCCCAAGCAGGTGAGGGGACCGCCGCAGGGGCTGGGTCGGTGCCTGAGGAGGGAGACCTGAGAGCCTGCCTGGTGTGCTGCCCCCAATGCAGTGCCAGTGCCCCCTGCCTCTGGGACAATGGGAGGGGGCACAGAGCATGCATCCGCAGGGGCTCAGCACATGAAAGGGGCGTCTGATGGAGGCAGGGGGAGACCTGAGCCAGGGGACAGCCAGTCAGTGCCTTGGCACTTCCTTGTCCAGGCTCCTCACTGAGCCTCTCAGACAGCTGGGCATCCTGCACCCAGAGCCTCTGCCCATCACGGGGGGCGGGCAGCCAGGCCATGCCCACCTCCTGCACTTGGCTTTTGCCCCGAAAGGGCCCTGCTGGGGCAACTGGCTCTGGGGGGGCCGCATGGGGTCACACACTGACGGCCCCTCCCTGCTACTGCAGATGAGGTCCATCCTGGAACAGGTCGGGTGCTGCATCGTGGGGCAAAGCGAGGACCTGGTCCCGGCGGACAAGGTTCTCTATGGCCTGCGGGACGTCACGGCCACCGTCGACAGCCTGCCCCTAATCACAGGTACCACGGCAGCTGCTCCCTCGCCGCCGCCGCCTGGCTGCGTCccccggggctgtggcagggggcggAGGAAAGTGGGGTGGCACCGATGGGGCTGGCATCCCTGGAATCCACATTGAGGCGGCCCCCTTGGGGAGCCAGAGCCCACAAGGCACAGTGGGAGCCAGCACTCTGCACCCGGTCAGCAATGTCTGAGATCCAGGCGGGGCTGGGAATGGTGAGGACCCTGGGGGACTCAGAAGGCTCCATGTTCGGAGAGAAGAGAGCTGACCTCGCACCCCAAAGTCCAGCCTCCTTCCCCTGGGGCTGGCTCAGAGCGAAGAGCTCACTCCTTGTGCCATGCGTGGGCTCACTTCCCAGCAGCGGGTCAGCCCGCGGAGGGTGCCAGGgactcggggtggggggagactgccagtgggagccagctAGCGGAAATCAAGGCAAGGCGTTGCAGCCGTCCCCGGTGCAGTGGGCTCCTGGCACAGGGCCCAGCCTTGCCCACGGGATCCCTCCGATAGGAGCTGAGCCGAGGTGGCCCAGCAAAGGAGATGCCCAGGACTCCCCATCTCTGAGCTGGCTCCCCCTGGCTCCGCAGCTTCCATTCTGAGCAAGAAGGCAGCAGAGAAGGTCTCCGCCCTGGTGCTGGACGTGAAGTTCGGCAGCGCTGCCCTCTACACCAGTCTGGACAGCGCCCGGACCCTGGCCCAGAGCCTGGTGAGCGGCCCAGACCCGCCAACCCTGGGGGAGAGGGCACAgccatccccacccaccccaggagCCCCAAGTGGCCTGGCCTCTCCCTACCCTGTCTGCAGGAGCCTCCTGTCCCCCCACTATCCCCATGCTGACTGGCCTCCCCTGTCCTCTCCCTATGGGGCCAGAGGCCTCCCGCAGGTCCCTAACACCGGGAGTAGTGCCCGGTTCCCATGCTTGAAGCTGGGACGTGCCTGTCACTCCAAGACAACCCCCAGAAGAAGGTCTGTGTTCTTCCCAAGTCTGCCATGTGCAGCAGGATGGCACCCCGCCTCCAGAGGGTGAGGCCAGGCCAGGACGGGTGCTGGGACCATGAGCCAGCAGCATGGTCTGCAGCCCCCGTGAGATGGTGACGCAGGGTGGGagctgccccttgtcccctgggGGGACACTGGGCTCCTTCCCCAGGCCCAGCTGTCACAAACGCTCACTGCCCCTCCCTCCCGTCCCCGCAGGTGTCGGTGGGCAACCGGCTGGGGATCTGCACCGTGGCCATGCTCAGCAGGATGGATGGGCCCCTGGGGCAGCGCATAGGCCACTCCCTGGAGGTGCTGGAAgccctgcagtgcctggagggccGGGGGCCAGCGGATCTGCATCATCTGGTCACCACGCTAGGTGTGGGGAGCTCCAGAACGGCAGCGCTGGGGGGACAAGAGCTGCCCAAAGATTGATGCCATCCCTGGACAGCGCTGAGCATGGGCGGCGGGTGAACCGGGGGCTTGAGGAGACTAGCCCCAGCTGGACTGCCCTCTCCGCCCAGTGCCAtgcacctcccacccccttcccacaccggAGACCAGagggcaccaccaccaccagtccTGGGCCACCCgagtgctccccactcccctcagcCCTGAATTGCCAGACAAGCAGGCAGGCAGTTGAGCATGGCCCCAGCCCCCGAAggtcaggcaggcaggcagcgccCAGAGTCCCTGGCTGCAGACTGGGAGCCAGAGCCCTTTCAAAGGTGGAGAAGaaagcagccccctgcccacccccagctgcctGCACTGCTGTCCCACGGTGCAGCTCTCCCCGACCGGGCTCCAACTAGGGGAGAGGGGGCACCTcggagctgcagcccagccatgatatgaggggggtgggcagttgtggggagccacggcagaccctccacctgcccgtgGTGCGGGGGGCccaagcagcccccagcccatgtcccacaccgagggcaggtggagggtcagGGAGAGCTGCGCGAGCAGTGTGAGGAGTGACGTGGACTCACACGAATGAACGTCCACACAGAGCTGCCCCCTCCTAGCGCCAGCCCTTTGTCCCCTCCTGCCCCGGGCCTGGCTACAGTCCCATctcgcccccccacacacacacacaggactggGAGCATGAGGAGAAGTGGGGGGCAGAGGCCAGTAGCTGAGAGCGGCTCTGGACCATTGGGCTCCCCGTCACAGCAGGGTGACTGAGTGGAACGGGGCCCAGGGGCAAGCCTGGGGCTGCCACATACCAGGCCTGCTGGGGGGCTGCGCTGGGGCGACGGGACGAGAGCAGCAccttggggcagaggggtgggagggaggtctgtgtgtgcagGAGTGAGACCCCAGCCCATCTCTCCCTGcgcagggggctctgtgctgtggcAGTGCGGCGAGGCCGGCTCGGTGGGGCAGGGTGCCGCCCGCATCGCGGCCACGTTGGCTGATGGCTCAGCCCTGGGGAAGTTCCAGGCCATGCTGCAGGCTCAGGGGGTGGAAGCCGGCGTGGCCCAGGCCCTGTGCACAGGAACGGAGGAGCAGCGCTACCAGGTACTCGGCCGGACTCGGGCCCAGGAGGAGCTGCCCACGGCCCAGGATGGTAAGCGGGGATGGGGAACGAGGGTGGGGCAATAGGAACCAAGAgagctggtgctggggagaggggcccTGGCCCCAAGGGACAGTGGGGGGGGCAGGTTGTGCTGCCTCCTGCACCTCAATGTCTCCAAgctcccccactccatccccatgcctgtgaccccagccccagctcgcaGGCTGGTCTGGTGCCTCCATAACTCCTGGCCTGTCTCCGCCCTCCTCCCCAGGCACCGTGCAGAGGGTTGAGGCCCTGCCCATTGCCCAGGTGCTGCATGAGCTGGGAGCCGGCCGCACCCAGAAGGGGCAGCCAATCAACCACCACGTGGGGGCCGAGCTGCTGGTGATGGTGGGGCAGCGCGTGGCCAAAGGTAAGAGCCAAGCGCACCCCGCGCAGGGCGACTGCTTGCAGGGCTTTCCATCCACCCTCCTGCTCTGCGctgcctgccctgggctctgct contains:
- the TYMP gene encoding thymidine phosphorylase — encoded protein: MDQPDPGTGSSFPALIRKKRDGEKLLDEEIRHFVWAVTRGGLQEGQMGAMLMAIRLRGMDPDETLTLTREMALSGRVLEWPDSWQRLLVDKHSTGGVGDKVSLPLAPALAACGCKVPMISGRGLGHTGGTLDKLESVLGFNVSQSPKQMRSILEQVGCCIVGQSEDLVPADKVLYGLRDVTATVDSLPLITASILSKKAAEKVSALVLDVKFGSAALYTSLDSARTLAQSLVSVGNRLGICTVAMLSRMDGPLGQRIGHSLEVLEALQCLEGRGPADLHHLVTTLGGSVLWQCGEAGSVGQGAARIAATLADGSALGKFQAMLQAQGVEAGVAQALCTGTEEQRYQVLGRTRAQEELPTAQDGTVQRVEALPIAQVLHELGAGRTQKGQPINHHVGAELLVMVGQRVAKGSPWVRIHYDTPELSNDQRRTLQGALVLAGSEPFTPSCKVAEIILPQGSRSLEELTGEQGLESSQALLCSA